In Solanum pennellii chromosome 7, SPENNV200, the following are encoded in one genomic region:
- the LOC107024592 gene encoding NAC domain-containing protein 72-like, with translation MGVQEMDPLTQLSLPPGFRFYPTDEELLVQYLCRKVAGHDFSLQIIAEIDLYKFDPWVLPSKAIFGEKEWYFFSPRDRKYPNGSRPNRVAGSGYWKATGTDKVITTDGRKVGIKKALVFYIGKAPKGTKTNWIMHEYRLSEPTTKSGSSRLDDWVLCRIYKKNSGGQKLSCSDLQNKDISHASSSSSSSQFDDMLESLPAIEDRYFSMPRVNSIRNFQQNDKLNLQQLSSGNFDWAAIAGLNSFPELRTGNQVPTPGNQTPVLINTNQYHNHNDNLNNFNEFFANSTALNFHGEVKFEGGVDQEVESSVRAQRLNSVNPGFFQENSTGFSSSYTNSVPDPFGIRYPTQTVNMGFTG, from the exons atgggtgTTCAAGAAATGGATCCTCTTACACAGCTAAGCTTACCACCCGGGTTCCGGTTTTACCCGACTGATGAAGAACTTTTAGTTCAATATTTATGCCGTAAAGTTGCTGGTCATGATTTTTCTCTGCAAATTATTGCTGAAATTGATTTGTACAAATTCGATCCATGGGTTCTTCCaa GTAAGGCGATTTTTGGAGAAAAAGAATGGTATTTCTTCAGTCCAAGAGATCGGAAGTATCCGAATGGATCTAGACCAAACAGAGTAGCTGGGTCTGGTTATTGGAAAGCAACTGGAACTGATAAAGTTATTACTACAGATGGTAGAAAAGTCGGAATCAAAAAGGCTTTAGTGTTTTACATTGGTAAAGCACCTAAAGGAACTAAAACAAATTGGATTATGCACGAATACAGACTCAGTGAACCTACGACGAAAAGTGGAAGTTCAAGG CTCGACGATTGGGTTCTATGTAGGATTTATAAGAAGAATTCAGGTGGACAAAAATTGAGTTGTTCTGATTTACAGAACAAGGATATAAGTCATGCttcgtcatcgtcgtcatcatctcAGTTTGATGATATGCTGGAATCTCTACCAGCAATTGAAGATCGTTATTTCTCAATGCCGAGGGTGAATTCTATAAGGAATTTTCAACAAAATGACAAGCTCAATCTTCAACAATTGAGTTCTGGGAACTTCGATTGGGCTGCTATAGCGGGATTAAACTCATTCCCGGAATTACGTACCGGAAATCAAGTTCCAACACCGGGAAATCAAACTCCGGTGCTGATAAACACCAATCAGTATCACAATCACAACGACAATTTGAATAATTTCAACGAATTTTTCGCCAATTCAACGGCGTTAAATTTTCACGGTGAAGTTAAGTTTGAAGGAGGAGTTGATCAAGAAGTAGAAAGCAGTGTTAGAGCTCAACGACTTAACAGCGTTAACCCGGGTTTCTTCCAAGAGAACTCAACCGGGTTTTCAAGTTCTTATACAAACTCGGTACCCGACCCATTTGGGATTCGGTACCCGACCCAAACAGTAAATATGGGTTTTACTGGCTAA
- the LOC107025555 gene encoding ABC transporter G family member 9-like: MEEIQITQLESAAIFKKTNFPVTLKFDNVVYKIKPKTEGMFKSSSKSQEEKIILKGVTGIVFPGEMLAMLGPSGSGKTTLLTGLGGRLSGRLEGTITYNGMPFKNAMKRYTGFVTQDDVLYPHLTVTETLVYTALLRLPKTLSHMDKVAHAEAVISQLGLTKCKDSIIGGPLLRGISGGERKRVSIGQEMLINPSLLFLDEPTSGLDSTTAQKIVSTLWELVNGGRTIVMTIHQPSSRLFYMFHKVLLLSEGNPLYFGRGEDAMSYFSSIGFSPSVAMNPSDFLLDLANGVVDDPQEDQASIKLTLVTAFKTNLLDVVKEELQRYDDSEDHQKIQKGELDRWSNTWWNEAVVLFRRGMKERKHDSFSFLKVGQVLIVSILCAMLWWRSTDIQDQTGLMFFITSFWGFYPLFQAIFTFPPERMMLEKERASGTYRLSSYFMSRIVGDLPMELVLPTIFVIIAYWTTGLKQSPVNFFSTLFTVLYGVLVAQGLGLAIGAMIMDLKSATVLASVIMLSFTLVSGFFVQHVPSFISWLKYISLTQYTFKLLVGSQYEEGEMYHCGVVDATCYVHDFPAIKSVGLGGNAISVVALTIMLVGYRVLAYLVLTRIGVTKK; the protein is encoded by the exons ATGGAGGAAATACAAATTACTCAGCTGGAAAGTGCAGCCATCTTCAAGAAAACTAATTTTCCTGTCACTCTCAag TTTGACAATGTTGTATACAAGATTAAGCCCAAGACTGAAGGGATGTTCAAAAGTTCCTCTAAATcacaagaagagaaaataatcTTAAAGGGTGTTACTGGTATAGTGTTCCCCGGCGAAATGCTGGCCATGTTAGGCCCCTCAGGCAGTGGTAAAACAACGTTGTTAACGGGGTTAGGAGGTCGTTTAAGTGGTCGTCTTGAAGGTACTATAACTTATAATGGAATGCCCTTCAAAAATGCTATGAAACGTTACACCGGATTTGTTACTCAAGACGATGTTCTTTACCCTCACTTAACTGTCACAGAAACACTAGTATACACTGCCTTGCTTCGGTTGCCTAAAACCTTATCACACATGGATAAAGTCGCGCATGCTGAGGCTGTGATTTCTCAATTGGGATTAACCAAATGCAAGGATAGTATCATTGGAGGTCCGTTATTGAGAGGGATTTCGGGAGGGGAGAGGAAAAGAGTCAGCATTGGACAAGAAATGCTTATTAATCCGAGCTTGTTGTTTTTGGATGAACCAACATCGGGCCTTGATTCAACAACAGCTCAAAAGATTGTGTCGACTCTATGGGAGTTGGTGAACGGTGGGAGGACGATTGTTATGACAATACATCAGCCTTCAAGTAGACTGTTTTACATGTTCCACAAAGTGTTGTTATTGTCTGAAGGAAATCCCCTGTACTTTGGCAGAGGTGAAGATGCTATGTCCTATTTTTCGAGCATCGGATTTTCACCCTCTGTTGCTATGAATCCCTCCGACTTCTTGTTAGATCTTGCAAATG GTGTTGTAGATGATCCACAAGAAGATCAAGCATCAATCAAGCTGACTCTAGTAACCGCGTTCAAAACCAATCTGTTGGATGTAGTGAAGGAAGAATTGCAAAGGTATGATGATAGCGAAGATCATCAAAAAATACAGAAAGGGGAACTCGATCGATGGTCTAACACTTGGTGGAACGAAGCTGTTGTGTTGTTTAGAAGAGGGATGAAAGAACGAAAACACGATTCCTTCTCATTCCTCAAGGTTGGACAGGTCCTTATTGTATCTATACTTTGTGCAATGTTATGGTGGCGATCGACTGACATACAGGATCAG ACTGGGCTCATGTTCTTTATCACTTCATTTTGGGGGTTCTATCCTCTCTTCCAAGCTATTTTCACGTTCCCACCAGAACGAATGATGTTGGAGAAGGAACGAGCCTCAGGTACCTATCGACTCTCTTCATACTTCATGTCAAGAATAGTTGGTGATCTTCCAATGGAGCTAGTACTTCCAACTATTTTCGTCATCATAGCATACTGGACAACGGGCCTAAAACAATCCCCGGTGAATTTTTTCTCTACCTTGTTCACCGTTCTATATGGTGTATTAGTAGCACAAGGCCTTGGACTTGCAATTGGCGCGATGATCATGGATCTAAAATCAGCTACTGTACTCGCCTCAGTAATCATGCTATCGTTCACTCTAGTCAGTGGATTTTTCGTTCAACATGTTCCTAGCTTCATTAGTTGGTTAAAGTACATATCGCTTACCCAGTATACATTCAAGCTCTTGGTAGGGTCACAGTATGAGGAAGGGGAAATGTATCATTGTGGCGTAGTGGATGCAACTTGTTATGTGCATGATTTCCCCGCGATAAAGTCTGTAGGGCTTGGAGGTAACGCGATATCAGTTGTTGCATTGACTATAATGCTTGTGGGATATAGAGTCTTGGCATATTTGGTACTTACAAGGATTGGTGTGACGAAGAAATAG
- the LOC107026460 gene encoding beta-glucosidase 18-like, protein MKISSTNYFSCLFFLCLLLFKFVNSFEEQKNLKKSEFPDGFLFGTTTSAYQIEGAILEDGKGLSNWDVFSHTKGRINNGDTGDVADDHYHRFQEDVELMHSVGLNSYRFSISWSRVLPRGSFGKVNFAGVTFYNELIDSLLLRGITPFVTLNHHDHPHELEEKHGGWLNPMMQEEFSYFAKICFESFGDRVKYWTTINEPNMFAEMAYVRGVYPPARCSPPFGNCSAGNSDTEPLVAMHNMLLAHAKAAKLYREHFQPKHGGLIGIVVHSFMYKPLRNNDFDRDAAHRAVLFTAAWVFDPLVHGDYPPEMRKYLADALPSFTSDERKLIKDSIDFMGINHYGTLYAKDCIYSSCVCSNSSCIAGGDHPIHGYLITLGEKDGVSIGEPTGMSRFFVVPNGMEEIVDYMKKRYHNKPMFVTENGYASLNPTTAQADELQHDTKRVEFHKSYLASLARAIRKGADVRGYFIWSLMDNFEWNSGYELKFGLYYVDRDTLDRVPKLSAKWYTDFLTNKSLNAEKKGNFVTFKYTT, encoded by the exons ATGAAGATTAGCAGTACTAATTATTTcagttgcttattttttttgtgtttactattatttaaatttgtaaattcaTTTGAGGAAcagaaaaatttgaagaaatcaGAATTTCCAGATGGGTTTTTATTTGGAACTACTACTTCAGCTTATCAa ATTGAAGGGGCAATTCTTGAAGATGGAAAAGGGTTGAGTAATTGGGATGTTTTTAGTCATACTAAAG GAAGGATAAATAATGGAGATACTGGAGATGTAGCAGATGATCATTACCATCGATTTCAG GAAGATGTTGAGTTAATGCACTCTGTTGGCTTGAATTCGTATCGTTTCTCTATCTCGTGGAGCAGAGTCCTTCCTA GAGGATCATTTGGTAAAGTAAATTTTGCTGGTGTTACGTTCTACAACGAACTCATTGATTCTCTCTTACTCAGAG GAATAACACCATTTGTGACTCTTAATCACCACGACCATCCACATGAACTCGAGGAAAAACATGGGGGCTGGCTCAATCCTATGATGCA GGAAGAATTTTCGTATTTTGCTAAGATTTGTTTCGAGAGTTTTGGTGATAGAGTGAAGTATTGGACCACAATCAATGAGCCAAATATGTTTGCAGAAATGGCCTATGTGAGGGGAGTGTACCCTCCTGCTCGTTGCTCCCCGCCTTTTGGCAACTGTTCAGCTGGAAATTCTGATACCGAACCTCTTGTTGCAATGCATAACATGTTATTGGCACATGCCAAGGCTGCAAAACTATATCGCGAGCATTTTCAA CCTAAACATGGCGGATTGATAGGAATTGTTGTGCATTCATTTATGTATAAACCGTTGAGGAATAATGACTTTGATCGTGATGCTGCTCATAGGGCTGTGCTATTTACCGCTGCTTG GGTATTCGATCCTTTAGTACACGGTGATTACCCTCCAGAAATGCGTAAATATCTTGCAGATGCACTACCGAGTTTCACCTCAGATGAACGAAAGCTTATTAAAGATAGTATTGACTTCATGGGAATAAACCACTATGGCACTCTGTATGCGAAAGATTGCATTTATTCTAGCTGCGTTTGCTCCAATTCTAGTTGCATCGCGGGTGGAGACCACCCTATCCATGGCTATCTCATTACTCTAGGAGAGAAAGATGGCGTTTCTATTGGAGAACCG ACAGGAATGTCTCGATTTTTTGTCGTTCCTAATGGAATGGAGGAGATTGTGGActatatgaagaagagatatcatAACAAACCTATGTTTGTTACTGAAAATG GCTACGCCTCTCTGAATCCTACTACAGCACAAGCGGATGAGCTACAACATGATACTAAGCGAGTTGAATTCCATAAGTCATATCTTGCATCATTAGCTCGAGCAATCAG GAAGGGCGCTGATGTACGTGGTTATTTCATCTGGAGCCTGATGGATAATTTCGAGTGGAATAGTGGATACGAGCTCAAATTTGGGTTATACTACGTTGATCGCGATACATTAGATCGAGTTCCCAAGCTTTCAGCAAAATGGTATACAGATTTCTTGACTAACAAGAGCCTCAATGctgaaaaaaaaggaaactttGTTACATTCAAGTATACTACATAA